The following nucleotide sequence is from Parus major isolate Abel chromosome 4, Parus_major1.1, whole genome shotgun sequence.
AGAACATTAAGTTTTAGCTTCCTAACAATAATAGGCATCCAAAGGTTGACAGTGTGAACCACTGATGGTATCTGGAGAGGACAGCCTAATACTCAACTGAAGTTTGATacacaaaaggaagaaagtgaGTATTTAGATCATGGTTCAGTATTATTTCACAGAGCACTCTGTCAGCTTACTGgtgttttaaaagtttcatgCAGCATGTGTATTACCTGTATTTCATGTCAGCACACAGGTCTCAGTTTAAAAACTCCTAAACAAGAGAGACAAAAGAACTAGCCTGATTAAGTGTCATGAAAGCTGCAGCTCACCAGACTGCATTTTCTCAGCTTTACTGGTTAATAAACAACATAAAGCATGGCAAGGTACTTTGGATTCCACTGAGAACTTTTACAGCACCCAGccaaaaaagcatttcaattCAATTACAGCAGTTTCACTTTCTGCAACTGGTATCACAAACTTTGAGCGTAAAGTAGTCACAAAATTCTAGCCTAGTTCAACCATAGAACTGCTTGTCCTTTCCCTGCCAAGAAACAAAGTCTTGTAACAGGCcagctttgtatttttctttttgtaacttcaattattaaataataataaatgattACTTCACTTGAATTGTTTCCTGGGGGAGCGGGAAGTATCCTCTCTGCCCTCCACCCCTTTCACAAGGAAGATTGCCATGCCTACTATGAAAACTCCTGCATAGTTTGATTACAGCAAGTTTTCCAAACCACCAttgtttaaagaagaaaattatcagCAGTCGTAAACCTCATTTCCTTTGGCATCAGTCGTGAACACAGTGCTCACCAGTAAGTTTGCCCACTTCATTATTAGGAATGCTGTTTATCAtgagaaaatattctgcagtTACACAGTGCACAAGGTgaacaaaaaaccagaacatttcTTTGAAGCTCACTTTTCTGAACctttgaaatacacatttccACTCCAAAGAGGAGTGCTGTCTGTCTGTTTACGAGATTGGCTCGATTTCTGCACTCTTCCCAACAGCAGCAACATACCAGTCccagagctctccctgcctATCTCTATCCTGGCTAAAAGTCACACTCAATACTGCATTTACACCTAAATAAATAACCAGCTGGTTGGCTTCCTCTCCTGAGCCGTAAGCGCTAGAACGAAGaaagcactgctcagctgcACTTGAGAAACCTACTAGAAgagacagaagggaaaaaaaaatagaattaacCATGGCACATCCAAATCAAGGCATCTGGGAAAATGACGGCTGCCTGAGGAGAACCCAGACACGCTGAGCATCACCAATCTAACACCGCCGGTGGGTCCCAGGCCGGGACTCCCCCCATCCCCCCGCCGTCTCACCGGGCCCGTAGAACTTGCTGCCTTTGGTCACGTCGAAGACTTTCCCGTTGACAGCCAGGAGGATGCGAGGGTTGCGAGCGCCGTCGAACTCGcgcagctgctccagggagaaATCCCGGCGCTTCATGCGCGGCAGCGCGGCGGCCTCGCCCTGCCGGGCCGCGCCCCCCGGCCCGCTCCGCGTTCCCCAGCGCAGGTACAGCCGGTAGGCCGCCAGCAGcgccagggccagcagccccaCGCTCAGCAGCATCTCGCCGCCCGCCACGACCGCGCCGCTCGCCCGGCCGCCCTCAGTCCTGAGCCGCCCCTGCCCATCGTCCGCCATCGCTGCCCGGACAGCGCGCGCCCGCCCGGGACACGCCCNNNNNNNNNNNNNNNNNNNNNNNNNNNNNNNNNNNNNNNNNNNNNNNNNNNNNNNNNNNNNNNNNNNNNNNNNNNNNNNNNNNNNNNNNNNNNNNNNNNNNNNNNNNNNNNNNNNNNNNNNNNNNNNNNNNNNNNNNNNNNNNNNNNNNNNNNNNNNNNNNNNNNNNNNNNNNNNNNNNNNNNNNNNNNNNNNNNNNNNNNNNNNNNNNNNNNNNNNNNNNNNNNNNNNNNNNNNNNNNNNNNNNNNNNNNNNNNNNNNNNNNNNNNNNNNNNNNNNNNNNNNNNNNNNNNNNNNNNNNNNNNNNNNNNNNNNNNNNNNNNNNNNNNNNNNNNNNNNNNNNNNNNNNNNNNNNNNNNNNNNNNNNNNNNNNNTGAGGGCGCCGCGTTAGACCCGCGGGGCGGCGGAGGGGGGGAGTGGCGGCAGGAGCGACCCGTCCCCGCCACCGGGGTGGGGGTCGAAGGCCGGCGGCTTTCGGCCACCGCGGTGCGGCCACGTCGTGCAGCGCCCGCTCGGCAGCTGCTGAGTGAGCGACACGTCTGCCTGCGCAAGGCTCTGAGGCGGCGGCGCTGCCCGCTCGGGTGACCCAGGGCCGGTCTGTGAGGCGGAGGCGGTTCAGGGGGTTGCTTGGTGCACCTCGCTGCTTAGGGTGGACCCGCTCTTCCATTTCTGGCTGTTAGTAAATGGAGTGCTTGCTAACAAAAGGGCTGATGCAGTAGGATCACCCCCGCTGCTGTGAAATGTATCACTGGCAGCACGTAGATGGCTCTCGTATACCTCGTTACGTACTACCTGTGCTCCTCCGGAGTGAGTTCGCTCAGTTAGGTGGGGAGAAAGACTTAAAGGTTTTATTGTTTCCAAGGGGGGAGATGGTGCGTGTAGATAgtctcagcaggagcagagaagaCAAAGACCTGGAAGCAGAATTAAGGCCTTCGGCATCTCTCACTTTGTGAACGTGTTGCCAAGCAGCACTGACCATCTCATCGGGTAACGCAGAAGAGGCACTCCATGGATGTGTAACAGGGCTCAGGGAATGTAAGCCTGGCTCAGCAACTCTGCCTGCGGCTGGAATGTGATACAGGGAGTACTTCGGGCTTGAGAAACCCTGTTACTCCACGTAACTCCGCGATGCTGAAGCGTCCCTGCCTAATGGCAGCTTGAGGAGTAATTCACAATCATGTAACTCGCTTGGAAAACTCAAATGTTTTCACAAAGGTGGGAGGACAGTGCGAGGGACTAAACCCAGTGGGAAGTAACGTTGAGGATACTTGGCATTTTCATGAAGCCCTGAGTTTTCAACACCCTATGTAATGATTAGGTGTTTAATCTTCTGCCCTCTGAGCCGGTTCAGTAATGACTACCTCTCTGAGGAAACAGGATAAAGTTCTTGCTAGTTAAAGACCTGCAATTTAAATACTTATCACTATTCTCCTTAACCCGGCAGTCTGTATTTAATATATGTCTAAGTAAACACTATTAAGAAAGTCCTTTTATCTGAACAAGTTGCAGCTTGATTGTGGTTAACAACAGTTTTTATTACAGAATTATAACATGTTTAAATTGTCTGGGCACAGCTATGGTGCAGATCAGAAAAAGACAGTCACTGTCTTATCTCTGGATTTCCTTCCCTCTTAaatttaatacagatttttccaCATCATCTTGAATCTTTGTATTTCAAAGATGggttcagaaaacaaaaataagtggtaataagataaaataaggtaaaataaGATGTGAAGTACTTTTATCCATCCTTCTAGAAAGGTCTTGCCTCTAAGTTCATCCAGACTGGCTAAATCATTCTACATAT
It contains:
- the PGRMC2 gene encoding membrane-associated progesterone receptor component 2, with translation MADDGQGRLRTEGGRASGAVVAGGEMLLSVGLLALALLAAYRLYLRWGTRSGPGGAARQGEAAALPRMKRRDFSLEQLREFDGARNPRILLAVNGKVFDVTKGSKFYGPEGPYGIFAGRDASRGLATFCLDKDALKDEYDDLSDLNAVQMESVREWEMQFKEKYDYVGRLLKPGEEPSEYTDEEDTKDHTKQE